The DNA window CTCGCGCATCAACTCCACTGCGGCCAGCACGTCCAGGGACAGCTCCGGCCGGCGCTGGCCCACCAGCCGCGCGGTGAGCACGTCGTCGCCCACGCGCCGCCGCGCGAGCCACAGCCCGAAGACACACGCCAGCGCCACCCCCACCGGAACCGCGACCCCGACAAGGGAGCCACCCAGTCGCGGGGCCACCAGCCCGAGCAGCCCTCCGCCCACCGTCAGGACGGCGGCGGCCACCACCCCGAACGCGGCGCCCTGGAGCCACAGGAAGCGGCGCTGACGCGCGCGCACGGCCTGGAGCAGCGCCTCCACACCCCGGCCTCGCGAGGACACCCCCACCGGAGTGGGCGCGCTCGGAGGCGGAGGAGGCGGGGGCGGCAACTCGGGGCCTGGGCTCTGCGGGGTGTCGAGGTTCACGCTGTCCTGTCCGCTCGGAGTCGAGGCAACCCCTGGCGGGGGGGCCTATTTCCCGATTCTCTAGCAACGGCCGACGGGCCGCGAGGTGCTTGAGCCTCGTGTTTTCTCCCGAGGCGGGTGGGGGTGTCCGGAGGACGAAGAACGAGGTGGGGGGAGGGTCCGGGAGGCAACGCGCGGCCAGGGCGCCAACGGGCCTCGCGGGACGGCGGCGAGGCGGGGCCCTGGGGGCATGGTTCCGCGGGGGAAAGCTGGGGGGCTGGCAGGAGGCCAGCCCTCGGGGGTGTGGGTGACGACGTGTCTGCTCAGCGAGCGTCCGGCTTCGGGTCCGCCGACTCATCCGCGGATTCGGCCGGCGCGGGGACGCCTCCCAGCTCCTGGGCGAGCGCGGTGAGCACGTCCTGGGTGGCGAGGATGCGGTTGCGCGACATGCGAGCGAGCACCCGCTGCACGGCGGACTCGACGGTGCCCTCGGAGGGGATGTCGAGCGAGCGGCCGGACTCGGTGAGCGCGAACAGCGCCTTGCGTCCATCCAGCGGGTCCGACTTGCGCTCCAGCAGGCCGCGCTTCTCCAGCCGCTTGAGCACGCCCGTCAGGGTGCTGGGGTGGACGTGGAGAATCTGCGCCAGCGTGCCCGCGGTGATGCCGGGGAAGCGTCCCACCAGTCGGATGACCAGCCGCTGCGGACCGGTGAGGCCCAGCGTCGACTCCATCCGCTTCGAGGTGGACTGAAGCCCGTGGTCGACAGCCCACAACAGCCGCATGAACTCGAGCACTTCACCAAGCGGCGGGCCCTTGAGCCGCTCGCCTTCGTGGGGTTCCGGCTCCCCAGTCGCCGTTTCCTTCATCACTTCATCTTCCTTCACCTGCCGCCTCCCTGTCTCTGCCAAGTCTGTCGCGTCGCAGGAGGTCTATCTCTTCGCGTTCCCCCCGCCGTCCAAAATCCGTTGTGTACCAGTCACCGGCAAGACGTGTGAGGCTTTCGCATCCCGCCTCGCCTGGACTCCCCCGGGAACTGCCTGGTCGGTCCACCCGGGGGAGGGGGCTCGGAAGCCCTCGGCCGGCGGGCCCCGCCGAGGGGGCCTGGCGCCAGGTCCCACCCCGGGGGGGGCCCGCCGGGGTGGGGTAGGACAGACGCGGTGGGGACTACGGGGCCGGAGCCACGGTGGGCTTCGCGGGCTGGGCGGGCGCCGCCTTGGGGGCGGGGGTGGCCGCCGGGGCCGGAGCGGGCTTGGGGGCCTCCGGCTCGGGGGGCATCTGCAGGCTCTTGCCCCGCTCCTGGGCGATGCGGCGGTACCAGCCGTCCGGGTACTTCGGGTGGTTCACCTTGCCCTGCTCGTCGCGGACGTTGCCGTCGATGTACTTCACGAGCAGCGTCTCCCCGAGCTTCTTCCAGCGGGCGTGGACCTTCTCACCCTGCTGCACGGAGTACGTGGTGAGGAAGCGGCGGGCCTCCTCCGGGCTGCGCTTGTAGTGCTCCAGCGCCGTGCGCTCGATGTCGGCCTGGTCCGCCAGGAACTGCCCCTCCAGCGCGCCCTGCTCCTTGTGCACGTCCACGGAGATGTCGCTCCAGCGCGCATAGGCCTGGTTGGACACCCAGTTGAAGACCCAGAAGGACGAGTCCCAGGAGAAGGCGCCGCGGCTGGCCACGCCCTGGGAGAAGTTCCGGGGCACCTCGCGGATGCCCGCGTACATGGGCGTGTAGACAGTCATCGACGTGTCATCCACGCCGAACCACAGCACGCCGCCGATGGGGGCCGGCATGGAGGCGCGCATCTGCGCGACGAAGGAGAAGCCCGTCTGCTGCGTGGAGATGGCGCGCTCGTGGACGTACTTCTTGCCGTCCACCTCCCACGTCATGGGCCGCCAGCGGTAGGGCATCGCGTACGGGCCCGCGCCCACGTCCTTGGACATGTCCAGGGGCGTGTTCTCGAAGTGGTCCCGCATCAGCCCCATGACGTCCTGCACGGACAGCTTCTGGTCCGGCTTCACCCACAGGGGCAGCCGCTTGCCCGGCGCGGAGCCATCCGCGTACTCCGGGCCGAAGTTCCGCGACGGCGCCGCGCGGCGGAAGATGCTCCACACGCGCGCCTCGGAGAAGCGCTGCCCGCCGAAGTCGAGCGGGTGGTACGTCTCAGCGAAGCTGAAGTCCTTGTCCGCGCCCTTGAACCAGCCCTTCTCCCGCGCGAACGAGATGACGTCCGGCGAGTAGAGCGTGTTCTCCGGGTCGTTCAGCGGGAACTGCTCGATGCGCGACTGGTTGGCGTGCGCGGTGATGTGCCCTTCCGGCAGCTTGCGCGCCACCCACACCGCGCCCTTCTGCCCCTCGCCCTTGCCAATCATCTCCAGCAGCCAGGCCTCCTTCGGGTCGGCGATGGAGAAGGACTCGCCGGTGGAGGCATAGCCGTGCTCGGCCACCAGCTTCGTCATCACGGTGATGGCCTCGCGCGCCGTCTTGGCGCGCTCCAGCGTGATGTAGATGAGCGAGCCGTAGTCGATGACGCCCGAGGGCCCCTCCAGCTCCTTGCGGCCCGTGAAGGTGGACTCGCCGATGGAGAGCTGGTGCTCGTTCATGTTGCCGATGACGGAGTACGTCACCGGCGCCTCGGGGATGCGGCCCAGGAACTTGCCGGTGTCCCACTCGATGATGTCGCGCTGGGCGCCGGGCGCGTGGCGGCGCGCGGGCGTGTGGTACAGCTCGCCATACAGCTCGTGCGCGTCCGCGGCGTAGGTCATCAGCGTGGCGCCATCCGCCGTGGCGCCCTTGTTGACCAGCATGCTGGTACACGCGAGCACGGGCGGAGCAACCAGCGCGGCCGAGACAGGCAGCGCGGTGAGCAGTCGGGGCAGTCGTCGGTTCATGGCCGCGGATGCTCTACCAGCCGGGTCCCAGATACAAACCTCACGTGCGGCGTGCCTGGTTGTCCCCCGGGCACGAGGTCCACGCTCGACAGGGCCACCGCCCGGGCCACGAGGGAAACCCGGGCGGCGGCTCCAACTCCCGAATAAAGGGTCGTGTCAGTTGTTCGCGGCGACCACCTCCTTTCCTTCCGGAGGCGGAGCCACCTGCTCCACCTTCAGCGTGGTGGGGCCGTTCAGGGTCAGGTGGGCCTTGAGCTTGAGGAATTTCTTCCGTCCGAAGCCCTTCACGCGGACGAGCTCCTCCACGCGCTGGAAGGGCCGCTTGCCCCGGTGCTGGATGATGCGCTGCGCCGCCTTCTCACCGACGCCCGGCAACAGGTCGAGCTCCGAGGCCGAGGCCTCGTTGAGGTTCACCACGCCCGAGTACTGGGTGCGCGAGGAGGTGGCCGCGTCCGCCACGCCCGGCCCTCCCACCAGGAGGCCCAGCGCGAGCAGTCCCCACGCGGCCCTCACGAATGGCCTCCCACGGGGGCCGCGTCCAGTCCCAGCTCGGGGGCGTACCGGCCTCCCAGGCCCGGCGTGTCCCGCTTCTCCGCCGCCTCTCGCACGTGCAGCTTGCCGTCCAAGGGCAGCACATCCAGCAGCACGTTGAGCGAGCCGTCCTTGTTCACGAACGCGCTCCCCGCGCGCACCCAGATGCTCCCGCCCTTGCCCTCGCGAATGGAAAACACCGCCAATCGCTTCCCCGCCATCAGCATCATCCACCTCCACCCCACTCGACCGCGCCACCACGGCGCGGCCCCTCTCTGGCTCGACCGCCTGAGGTCGACGTCGGCATGAGCAGTCGCCGTGCCAGCCACGCTCTCCCCCGAGGAGCCGCT is part of the Myxococcus landrumus genome and encodes:
- a CDS encoding MarR family winged helix-turn-helix transcriptional regulator is translated as MKETATGEPEPHEGERLKGPPLGEVLEFMRLLWAVDHGLQSTSKRMESTLGLTGPQRLVIRLVGRFPGITAGTLAQILHVHPSTLTGVLKRLEKRGLLERKSDPLDGRKALFALTESGRSLDIPSEGTVESAVQRVLARMSRNRILATQDVLTALAQELGGVPAPAESADESADPKPDAR
- a CDS encoding dipeptidase, with amino-acid sequence MNRRLPRLLTALPVSAALVAPPVLACTSMLVNKGATADGATLMTYAADAHELYGELYHTPARRHAPGAQRDIIEWDTGKFLGRIPEAPVTYSVIGNMNEHQLSIGESTFTGRKELEGPSGVIDYGSLIYITLERAKTAREAITVMTKLVAEHGYASTGESFSIADPKEAWLLEMIGKGEGQKGAVWVARKLPEGHITAHANQSRIEQFPLNDPENTLYSPDVISFAREKGWFKGADKDFSFAETYHPLDFGGQRFSEARVWSIFRRAAPSRNFGPEYADGSAPGKRLPLWVKPDQKLSVQDVMGLMRDHFENTPLDMSKDVGAGPYAMPYRWRPMTWEVDGKKYVHERAISTQQTGFSFVAQMRASMPAPIGGVLWFGVDDTSMTVYTPMYAGIREVPRNFSQGVASRGAFSWDSSFWVFNWVSNQAYARWSDISVDVHKEQGALEGQFLADQADIERTALEHYKRSPEEARRFLTTYSVQQGEKVHARWKKLGETLLVKYIDGNVRDEQGKVNHPKYPDGWYRRIAQERGKSLQMPPEPEAPKPAPAPAATPAPKAAPAQPAKPTVAPAP
- a CDS encoding ComEA family DNA-binding protein yields the protein MRAAWGLLALGLLVGGPGVADAATSSRTQYSGVVNLNEASASELDLLPGVGEKAAQRIIQHRGKRPFQRVEELVRVKGFGRKKFLKLKAHLTLNGPTTLKVEQVAPPPEGKEVVAANN